In Verrucomicrobiia bacterium, a genomic segment contains:
- a CDS encoding GntR family transcriptional regulator → MSRKSPARAKGLAKPVQTHSPAPSLAKRAYLEIRNQILKGDIVVGAALSRRHLAAELNISVPPVMEALQQLERDGLVESRPRVGTRVRIPDPADVEDRSLVREALETQAARLFAQRATSQERTELKAMGRRVDQLYAACENNASDRDFLFSVNTYHMKLHLRIAECARCPALRDAIEKEQVLIFNWLFDTAVERRTLGSDFHARLADALSSGTTEQADSAMRQHIRFGMNQVLERLGRFARPSPGWRHQKPAGAERKRSASATR, encoded by the coding sequence ATGTCACGGAAGTCGCCTGCGCGCGCCAAAGGGCTGGCAAAACCAGTTCAAACGCATTCCCCTGCCCCATCGCTCGCGAAGCGCGCGTATCTCGAGATCCGAAACCAAATCCTTAAAGGCGACATCGTTGTCGGCGCAGCGCTGTCGAGACGCCATCTCGCCGCGGAATTGAACATCAGCGTTCCGCCTGTCATGGAGGCGCTCCAGCAACTCGAGCGCGATGGCCTCGTGGAAAGCAGGCCTCGCGTTGGCACGCGCGTGCGCATTCCCGACCCGGCCGACGTCGAGGATCGCAGTCTCGTTCGCGAAGCATTGGAAACCCAGGCCGCCCGCCTCTTTGCCCAGCGTGCTACCTCGCAGGAACGGACGGAACTGAAGGCGATGGGCCGCCGCGTCGACCAGCTTTACGCAGCGTGTGAGAACAACGCGTCGGACCGCGACTTTCTTTTCTCCGTCAACACGTACCACATGAAGCTGCACCTGCGCATCGCCGAATGTGCCCGCTGCCCCGCGCTGCGCGATGCCATCGAAAAGGAACAGGTGCTGATTTTCAACTGGCTCTTCGACACTGCCGTTGAACGCCGCACGCTCGGATCCGACTTCCACGCGCGGCTTGCTGACGCGCTTTCGTCGGGGACAACCGAGCAGGCCGACTCCGCAATGCGACAGCATATTCGCTTCGGGATGAATCAGGTTCTGGAACGCCTGGGCAGGTTCGCCCGTCCATCGCCTGGCTGGCGTCATCAAAAACCCGCGGGAGCGGAAAGGAAACGAAGCGCGTCGGCGACGCGATAG
- a CDS encoding cellulase family glycosylhydrolase — translation MIKLFIAVLLTLTLSATFRAQAQTGSTNSQRAHAWWRDGSPGQRPYRVDNKKLPLISVKGNKFVDTNSVAKLFRGLSISDPDKIEMQGHWNREHFLKVKEMGAMVVRIPIHPVAWRERTPREYLRLLDQAVGWCTELEMYVMLDWHSIGNLETGVFQNPMYDTSKQETYNFWRTMARHYAGHNTVAFWELFNEPTTYRDQLGPVSWDAWKKTVEEQITLIRAHNPQAVILVAGFDWA, via the coding sequence ATGATAAAGCTCTTCATTGCGGTGCTGTTGACTCTGACGCTTTCGGCGACGTTTCGAGCGCAGGCCCAGACGGGCTCGACGAACAGCCAGCGGGCCCACGCCTGGTGGCGCGATGGCTCGCCTGGGCAGCGTCCGTATCGCGTCGACAACAAAAAGCTCCCGCTGATTTCCGTCAAAGGAAACAAGTTCGTGGATACAAACAGTGTTGCGAAGTTGTTTCGCGGCCTTTCCATTTCCGATCCGGACAAGATCGAAATGCAGGGCCATTGGAACCGGGAACACTTTTTGAAGGTGAAGGAAATGGGCGCGATGGTGGTGCGAATCCCGATTCATCCCGTCGCCTGGCGCGAGCGTACGCCACGCGAATACCTGCGCCTTCTCGATCAGGCGGTCGGCTGGTGCACGGAACTCGAAATGTATGTAATGCTCGACTGGCACAGCATCGGGAATCTGGAAACCGGTGTGTTCCAAAATCCAATGTACGATACGTCCAAACAGGAGACGTATAATTTCTGGCGCACGATGGCGCGCCATTATGCCGGGCACAACACCGTCGCATTTTGGGAACTGTTCAACGAACCGACCACGTATCGCGACCAACTCGGCCCGGTTTCATGGGATGCCTGGAAGAAAACCGTCGAGGAACAAATCACACTGATCCGCGCGCACAATCCCCAGGCGGTAATTCTCGTCGCTGGATTTGATTGGGCTTAA
- a CDS encoding glycosyl hydrolase, producing MNAIPDLIRTLSRCAIPMGLVLALFATAVHAATPVTPDASSEARALLNYIHAMYGKKTLSGQMWAPWSGYEIDTVCSMTIILHFSDN from the coding sequence GTGAACGCAATCCCCGATTTGATTCGGACACTTTCCAGGTGCGCGATCCCAATGGGTCTCGTGCTCGCGTTGTTTGCAACTGCGGTTCACGCAGCGACACCCGTGACACCTGATGCCTCGTCAGAAGCACGGGCATTGCTGAACTACATTCACGCCATGTACGGCAAGAAGACGTTGTCAGGCCAGATGTGGGCGCCGTGGAGCGGATATGAAATCGACACCGTTTGTTCAATGACAATTATTCTTCACTTCAGTGACAATTAG
- a CDS encoding MFS transporter, producing MRQVLRGASVVAQPTIRREKPALRSPCDFTLAAFENSDVSVDIATVPTNAEHREHDLRWQIAFLVSVAIAISYLDRQTLPWAIKAIQADIPITNQTKAALDSAFLATYGVMYLGGGWLLDRLGTRRGFLWIMIFWSIACASHGFAGGVIMLAASRLLLGVGEGGGFPAATRAVAEWFPVEQRATAMGIVNAGTAVGAVIAPPLIALILARGYWFDLSPWRWVFFITGAFGLVWAIWWWRVYRSPGDAQTSTAAEPASRITLFDLLRHREIWGVVGAKFLSDAAWYFYLFWLPKYLYDVHSFDLKQAGSIGWIPYAASGVGCLAGGGLSSWLLVRGHSVNRARKLALGISAALMPWVILVPHVSSLALVMLLFSLAFFGQQSWSTLVMILPTDLVPKQCLGKVAGLVGLGGAMGGVVLGQLAGWLLDHGFSYAPVLAVAGSLHVIAFVLICLAVPRIKALTFQTRS from the coding sequence GTGCGTCAAGTTTTGCGCGGAGCTTCCGTCGTAGCGCAGCCCACGATTCGTCGGGAGAAACCTGCGCTACGCAGTCCATGCGATTTCACGCTTGCCGCGTTTGAGAACTCTGATGTATCAGTGGACATCGCCACTGTCCCGACAAATGCGGAGCATCGCGAGCACGACCTGCGCTGGCAGATTGCCTTCCTGGTCAGCGTGGCGATTGCAATCAGCTACCTCGATCGGCAAACGTTGCCGTGGGCGATCAAGGCAATCCAGGCGGACATCCCGATTACGAATCAAACCAAGGCGGCCTTGGATTCGGCGTTTCTCGCGACTTATGGCGTAATGTACCTGGGTGGCGGGTGGTTGCTCGATCGCCTGGGCACGAGACGCGGGTTTTTGTGGATCATGATCTTCTGGTCGATAGCGTGCGCGAGCCATGGATTCGCGGGCGGAGTGATCATGCTGGCAGCCAGCCGGTTGCTGCTGGGCGTCGGGGAAGGCGGCGGATTCCCCGCGGCAACCCGGGCCGTGGCCGAATGGTTTCCTGTTGAGCAGCGCGCGACTGCCATGGGTATAGTCAACGCGGGTACGGCGGTGGGAGCGGTGATCGCGCCGCCGTTGATTGCACTCATTCTTGCGCGTGGTTACTGGTTCGACCTGTCCCCGTGGCGATGGGTTTTCTTCATAACGGGCGCGTTCGGCCTTGTGTGGGCAATTTGGTGGTGGCGTGTTTATCGGTCCCCTGGCGATGCCCAAACATCAACGGCCGCTGAGCCTGCGTCGCGCATCACGCTTTTCGATTTGCTGAGGCATCGGGAAATCTGGGGCGTGGTTGGAGCCAAGTTTCTCAGCGACGCCGCGTGGTATTTCTACCTGTTCTGGCTGCCCAAGTATCTTTACGACGTGCATTCCTTCGATTTGAAGCAGGCGGGGAGCATCGGCTGGATTCCGTATGCGGCGTCGGGGGTCGGCTGCCTCGCTGGCGGAGGACTCTCGAGCTGGCTGCTGGTGCGCGGGCACTCGGTGAACCGCGCGCGCAAACTGGCGCTGGGCATCAGTGCTGCGCTGATGCCCTGGGTCATCCTCGTTCCGCACGTATCATCGCTTGCGCTCGTGATGCTGTTGTTCAGCCTTGCGTTTTTTGGACAGCAATCGTGGTCCACGCTTGTAATGATTCTGCCGACTGACCTTGTTCCGAAACAATGCCTGGGGAAGGTCGCCGGGTTGGTGGGATTGGGCGGCGCGATGGGTGGAGTGGTGCTTGGACAACTTGCCGGGTGGCTGTTGGATCACGGTTTCAGCTATGCGCCGGTTCTGGCGGTGGCAGGTTCGCTGCACGTCATTGCGTTCGTTCTCATCTGCCTGGCTGTGCCGCGAATCAAGGCGCTCACATTTCAAACGCGATC